One window of the Candidatus Binatia bacterium genome contains the following:
- a CDS encoding helix-turn-helix domain-containing protein, giving the protein MKRTTTPADLAALLDVPKSRGVEAVLKAKLIAAVARETHRQHLTHAELARRSRLPRSAVTGILSGSLQRVTIDRVLRLLEAAGLEAHVTIRRAA; this is encoded by the coding sequence ATGAAACGAACCACGACACCCGCGGACCTTGCGGCGCTGCTGGACGTTCCCAAGAGCCGCGGCGTCGAGGCCGTGCTCAAGGCAAAGCTGATCGCCGCGGTCGCGCGCGAGACGCACCGCCAGCACCTGACCCACGCGGAGTTGGCGCGCCGCTCGCGTCTGCCCCGCAGCGCGGTCACCGGCATCCTGTCCGGCAGCCTGCAACGAGTCACCATCGATCGCGTCCTCCGCCTCCTCGAGGCGGCCGGTCTCGAAGCTCACGTAACGATCCGGCGCGCCGCGTAA
- a CDS encoding type II toxin-antitoxin system RelE/ParE family toxin — MIVAHRACRRELADLPAEIRGDLADALARSDAGLSLAMPLSRPMPSVAPGVYELRLKDRSGQYRVLYALVRAGYVYVLHAFKKTTATSPARRIELTQQRLKEMYR; from the coding sequence GTGATCGTCGCTCATCGAGCGTGCCGGCGGGAGCTCGCGGATCTGCCCGCCGAAATCCGGGGCGATCTGGCAGACGCCCTCGCGCGTTCGGATGCCGGGTTGTCCCTGGCAATGCCACTATCTCGGCCCATGCCCAGTGTCGCGCCCGGTGTGTACGAACTCCGATTGAAGGACCGGTCCGGTCAGTACCGCGTTCTGTATGCACTGGTCCGGGCTGGGTACGTGTACGTCCTCCACGCGTTCAAGAAGACAACCGCCACGAGCCCCGCGCGCCGCATCGAACTGACACAGCAACGATTGAAGGAGATGTACCGATGA